ctcactagacaagctaatgagaattcacaacatattttgtcatgtcaactgtggtttcaaattatattcaaaacaatttctatttacaaatcaacatatttaatcatcataaattcatgctcaaggttggcaacacatcaaacttaaaatttacaatcctcaaaacaatgcaataaattcttaaatgcataagaaaatttatattcaaattatacaatttcattcaataagttaaaattctcaacacaacaaaatcataaatcatacaataaatttatttcaaatcaatttggaattgaaaagtaacaaaagtgttagttgtgcacaaacctcaagagagtcgcctcttggccttgactcggttccttggattctttcccggtattctttccaactgaaacacacaattttatagtgtttcagtactagaacttaaaataaatccaaaataaatttagcttcacttttacctagctctaacgtgctaaattcgatgttcttgaaattttgtgtttcgggttactattcactgcactattcaagtcaaattattgactttctaaggcttaatgggtatgggaactccaacttcacccacataccacattttggtcattaaatttgttggttttggccattttctcaaagcttaggtcttttaggcaaaattgccaattttcagttttggtgctccgaagttgcactgttctattggtcaatctactgttggaatttagcaaaacttccttcatagaaaatgttctttattgtcttaagtgtattctcatttttggatcaccacaatcagagttttgtagctcaagttatagccaaaatacaattactgtttacgtgcactgttcatgctgagattttggttctggcagattttttgtccaactttgttcagtaatttgatcaagttaaattcataatttggtctaactttcttcatatgaaatgttctactatgtcttaggtttccatcggttcaagaatcacctaaatctgattttcctagagagagttatagccattggaactttactgctcaatggcaatcctacataatcgcaggtacagtaactccactttgcttaataatttgactaggttaatggcataatttgggatggtattcttcatgaaagttttagatctatatcttatctaattactggtaaaatttcaggtcattttgacctgcctagctcgagttatgactaaataaacagttacagttactgttcatttggtcagtttggtgcagtggcagcctgctcttatttcactttggtcaattggttcaccaagttttagtcagtttttggccatggttcctcaatgaaaattgtgctattttatgtctattttcatctccaattggtggcatatcaattgggcttgtaaaattcccgttttggtccttcaaagtaggtttggtcatgctgccagcagcatgaccatttgacctacgaatttggttttcattccaacaattcccacacatctcttttggtcattattgaccatttttcatctcataatagaccaaagtcatcatttaagcatttctccaaaatttggttcacaaactctagcattcaaaccctaatttcactaaattattgcatttgttgaattctaaatgtatatgtgataCTCATCCATTCATTTACACTTAACAACTTCATTGTTTGCATCAAAacatccatttcaaacataaccCTAGCTGTCCAATTTCATACATAgttcctcaacaattgtttttcttttcatattttcataAAATTCTCACTTTCAACCTTAAACTTACACTTATAaaccaattaaattaaaagagaGAGAATTTACCTCTTGTGAGACTTTtgaatcttcactttcttccctcaaTTTCTTCACTCCCTTTCTCTCAATCTTCCAATTTAGAGTTAATTAGAGATTTTCTATAAAGTTTGGGTAGGGTTTATGGAGTGAAGCTAGGTTTAAAAGCTCCAATTTGTGCGGTTATGGTGGATTTTGAGAGAAacctaagagagagagagagagaaacggtTTATgggtgggaggaagaagatgagagttttgtttttttttttttttttatgttatttgtcTTAAGTAATAGATTTTTAACTTAGTCAATTTTAGtgggaaaattaaattcaattatgacatcataattgatgtcatccatgatgatATCACTCCCTTTTTAACtttcctttctctttttcttttttttttatttatttttttctattagttctttaatttaattctcgattccaaaattttcttttctccgattttatttgacagttaggtcaggagtcagctctcggggtcaattgaccaaattgcccctcgccagttcatccgggtttgtaaataatccaatatttcttccggcatcctgatctaattatttgactggtttaacagttctttttcgtgattttctctttttcactgtgttcataagggtcttaaggaccgcagcgtcactttttacggttcgaaatttgagtttaaaatgacttcgcagtcgttcccgaggaggtcactcatcactgtgactctcggctcgtttaacttcttatgttatgtttttcttatttatagttaactaattaaacattactaattatttgtgtttatggcttctcaaattgtcttaagtgtggctctaatctccttaattgtccggaccgacaccggtcaccggaacagtgaaatctaccaggctatgcaaacgggggtgttacaattgccCATTACTTTGTAACTCATTTGAATTGCTAATAATCTCTGTTAACCTCTCTTTTAGCGAACCACCTGGTAACTCTATTAATATTTACTTGATAACTATCTTAGATcttcaattaactaaattaataaaataaaattaatcaaattaattttataaaaaaaattaatttaattaatctttaaacttaaaaataattaataaataaaattaattgttttgatacaacatatataaatataaaaattaaaagaaaaatattttattcttttcatttatatctatttaatttttttaatttcttattagttCTCCTAATATAAGTCTCTCACATATGAAGTTGAtgatttgaaatttaaatataaaacgtTACAATAGTGATTGATGTATGGGTCATATTCATCATACATGCCAAAATTATTATTAATGTTGTTGTTAAGAATTTTCAAGGAATAAAATTCTTATCATTCTTGTGATGTTTCTTCTTAAAGATACTTTCTTTTTAAATTCATCAGTATCAATAATTTTCATCATCAAAGTCTTAATATGCGTTATACCTATCGTTTAAAACAACAATTAAACCAAATTAGTTGAGATGGATTATATAAATACTATTTtgctattaaattatatttaagttAATTCTATAATTTGTTTTAGTAGAGAGTTTATGGAAGTAGGTTGAAATATAACTTTATTAGGTgagtattatatttttaattactgaattaaattaaattaaattaggtgattaattttatataatattaaaaaactaTCTAttacttaaaatataaattataattttaacattttaattaatatttaatattttaatttcaaattattacTATCATCTAAATGCAAACTTTAATTTCTTTTCAGTTTTCTtatttacaaaaattaaaataatatagatGAAAATTTAGTTTGAGATTAATCTAGGAAGAATTTTATATTGAACCTATGGGAGTAATTATAGTTACCttctttcataaaaataaaaaatttcattttcttaaatttaggattcaattattattattttttttattatttaatgcaTAATACAGCGGATGAATCTTATGATTTGCCCTCCGGGCTGCGCACGTTATAACGGTACGCCCAATTTCCTGCAGCAGCAATGAGTGAGCGGCCCTCCAAAATTAGAAAACCTAAATCCCCAAAACGTAATGGTAATGCCCAATCCTCAATGGCGCGAAAATCTTCTATTCTCAAACAAACCCTAGTTTTTTCTGCTTTCTCTATCCTCGCCATCTACGCCCTCTTCAACACTTTCTTCAATCCCACCACTTCCCCTTCCACCTCCTTATTCGACGAACATTTTTCTCCAGACAGCTTTGGCTTTTCCGGTAAAGTGACGGAAAATGATGCCCAGAAGGTTAAGATTTTCATGTATGATCTGCCTAAAAAATTCACTGCGGGCATAATTGAGCAACACGCGCTCGCGCGTGGTTCTAAAGATGCGTCGCAGGCTAGGTACCCCGGCCACCAGCACATGGGCGAATGGTACTTGTTCTCGGATCTGAACCGACCCGAAGTGGATAGGATCGGGTCACCTGTAATAAAAGTCGATGATCCTGATGAAGCTGACTTGTTTTATGTTCCCGTGTTTTCATCTCTGAGCTTGATAGTGAATCCGATTCGATCGGCGGGAACTGAGCCGGTGTCGGTTCAGCAGTACAGTGACGAGCATATGCAGGAGCAGTTGGTGGAGTGGCTGGAGCAGCAAGAGCACTGGAGGAGGAACGGTGGGAGAGACCACGTAATCATAGCGGGAGATCCAAATGCGTTATACCGGGTCCTATACCGGGTCAAGAACGCAATTCTGTTATTGTCGGATTTTGGACGGGTTAGACCCGACCAGGGTTCACTGGTGAAGGATGTGATCATACCTTACTCTCATAGAATCAATACTTACAATGGGGATATTGGCGTTAAGGATCGGAAAACGCTCTTGTTTTTTATGGGAAATCGATATCGTAAAGACGTAAGTGACCCTTTACTTTTCTCTTCGTGTTGTGATTATTTCTGAAGATTTTGTTATTGTTTTGTTTTTGAAGTGTAACATTTGATATTTTAGTGTGAATTATATGAGATATTGACCTTAATTTGATGGTTGGGGGAGATTTATAACCTGTAAATGCCCTTCAAATAAAATTCTAGCTATTCATCAATCATGTTATCTATTCAATTTAAGCTTGAGTGGTCATGTGTGGATGTTGGTTTAGATTCTACCTTCAATCTAGCTGCTTGGTAAGgcattcctttttcttttttttttttggccccaACTAGTAGCTTTGAAATTTTAAGAAAGAAAATTCTGTTGGCTTTGAGAGGtgaattttatctatttatttcaaattttagcGTATGCTGAAACTTCCCCTGCATATCTTTTCTTATGTTGGAATGCCAATCTTATTGAATGATACGAGTTTGGCTTGTTTTGTTCTGATAGTGATTCCTATATATGTGTCTGTTTGATTTAAAAGAACAATTTCATCCTGACTAACATTTATAGTTAGGAAAAATCTGTAAAATCTGTTATCTTCCTGTTCTGATCTCCACTTCAATTGTTTATTTCTATTGTAGGGAGGCAAAATTCGTGATTTGCTTTTCCAAATGTTAGAAAATGAAGAGGATGTCATAATAAAACATGGAACACAATCTAGGGAGAATCGGCGTGCAGCTTCACGTGGCATGCATACGTCAAAATTTTGTTTGAATCCTGCTGGTGATACTCCATCAGCTTGCCGACTCTTTGATGCTATTGTTAGCTTGTGTGTTCCAGTAATAGTCAGTGATAGCATTGAgttaccttttgaatatgttatagACTACACAAAGATTGCAATCTTTATAGGAACAAAAGCTTCTCTAAAGCCAGGATATTTAGTTAAAATGCTAAGAGAAGTAACCACAGAGAGGATTCTGGAATATCAGAAAGAGCTGAAAGAGGTAAGTACTTGTAGTATGCGTACACTATTAATGAATTTTCTGGtctttacttttctttttaaACTTTTTCTTATTTCTATTGGCTGTTGCAGAACGTATTTTTGTCAACATGTGAAATTATTAGTTGAAGCCTTTTGCAGGAACTCTCTACCTCCCCCCCACCCCCcccgcccccccccccctccccctccttttctcctttttttttttttgtttttccctCTGATTTCTAGCTGTGAATATGACATCTCATACCTGTCTATTGGTAGAAGTTCAATTAAGGAAACAAAACGACCCTTTGTTCAGGGGAGTTGACAAATTATGATGCTCATTCCTACCTTCAGACACAAGCCTTATACCCTAACAACATCTTTATTAGATTAGAATAATGGAATGGTAATTAAatgaagaataaaataaaataatggaTGGGAAATATATTTGGTTATTCTCTATAATTGACTGAAAGTATGCATTAATTGGTCAAACTAAAaacaaaggagaaaataaatttgTGAATTTTTTTTGGGTTCATCCTAATGGTTTTTTTAACTCTGGTTTTATATTATGGTCGAACTTAGGGTGATTTctgagttatatatatatatatatatatatatatatatatatatatatattctacaaATACCTGTGCGTTTTATGGATGATCCTTTTTAAAGATTCCAGTGGGTTTATTTTCTCTATATTCATAAGCAACCCAAAATCAATGAGTGAAAGGAATGTAGGCATCCTTTGATGGGCTTccacactatatatatatatatatatatatatatatatatatatatatatatatatatatatatattgtacaaatACCTGTGCGTTTTATGGATGATCCTTTTTCAAGATTCCAGTGGGTTTATTTTCTCTATATTCATAAGCAACCCAAAATCAATGAGTGAAAGGAATGTAGGCATCCTTTGATGGGCTTCCACTAATAGCCTTGGATATCTTTGCAACATCCATTGCATCTATAAAAACAAAAATATTTGAGAAAGGACATGTTTATAGCATTACTTTTGTTGATTAGTGTAAGCTATGTTTGTGTTGCTACTGAAATTTTTCTCTGAATATTAGAGTATGCCTAGAGTTATTTGACCCTGTTCTTACTCCTTTTTATATGTTGCTTGGTTTCTCTGTTCCTGTGGGAAGGAGGTGACTAAGAGCTTAACTATTTTATTCCACAACACTCCCCCATCCCCTCTCTTTCGTTTCTTTTTTATCATTTTGCTTACTAGTTAAAGCATCGTGCTACTCATGCAAGATGAGTAGTTAAAGCATCGTGCTACTCATGCAAGATGAGTAGTTAAAGCATCGTGCTACTCATGCAAGATGTCTGCTAGTATACTCTTACAATTTATGTTCTAGATTCTATAATGTCTATTGTAGGCTATGGTCTTGTGAGGATCTAGTCCTGAAGAGATTTTGATGAGGTTGTTTGATCCTTCGTTCACTACTCACTAGTCCTATTAGAAGTTAGTACCTTTTGCTTGTGCATACCACGTTGTGAATTATTTGTTTCTTTCCATTCAGTGGATTGTTTGGAAGGAGAGAGATGAGTATACATAGGTAGCAAGGGAAATATCATCTTTACATTTTTGTAGAGGGGCATGATAATCATATGCtttttttttaggtcatttttttagCACTCTATTGATTATTGACTATCATGCTGTTTATGGATGACATGTGAAGGCCAAATGCCGCTTAATGAcatgaaaggaaaaataataaataaataaaaataaacttggCATTTGGTATCAAGATTTTATATTAGTATACTTTCTTCATTGATCAAACTGACCACATTTTTCATCATAAAGCTTTAAACTTGACAGAGAGCCAATGTGACAATATACTTCCATTAAGCGCATAGTGTAAACTATGATATTACATTTGTCATAGGCAAATGTTAGTGTATGTTATATTTGGTGGAATTTGCACATGGTTATTGTTATGCTTGTCATCTGCAATTCTGATAAGCTGTTGTTAATCTTTGTATTGAAATCTATCTTTATGCTTTGTTGTTCAAGCTTGGCTGATTTCCTTTATGATGATTGTAGTGATTGCATCACAGAACAGACTTCATACCAAGTCATGCATTGCAATTTTATAGATTAGCTTCTTAAGGGCTTGCTGTATTGcatttttgtttcatttattttattgtgAAGTCATCTGTTGAGTTATTGAATTATGTGATAACATCAGTTGTATAGTTAAGATTttgcaatgtgaattatgtgattcaGGTGAGACGATATTTTGAATATGGCAATTCAAATGGAACTGTGAATGAAATATGGCGTGAAGTTGTGCAGAAGCTACCTCTCATAAGACTAATGATTAATCGTGACAAAAGGCTTGTCAAGAGGGAGTCGAGTGAACCAGATTGTTCTTGTTTATGTACAAATCAAACTGGGCTTACCAGCTTCCTGTGATCCCTACTTTGTCTGTGATTTGAGAATTTGGTACTTGCAGATCTTAGTACACTCTCCATATATCTATGTAAGAGAAGACACTTTCCTGGGAATCGAAGAACCAGAAATTATTGCATAGTTC
The sequence above is a segment of the Hevea brasiliensis isolate MT/VB/25A 57/8 chromosome 11, ASM3005281v1, whole genome shotgun sequence genome. Coding sequences within it:
- the LOC110660589 gene encoding probable arabinosyltransferase ARAD1; this encodes MSERPSKIRKPKSPKRNGNAQSSMARKSSILKQTLVFSAFSILAIYALFNTFFNPTTSPSTSLFDEHFSPDSFGFSGKVTENDAQKVKIFMYDLPKKFTAGIIEQHALARGSKDASQARYPGHQHMGEWYLFSDLNRPEVDRIGSPVIKVDDPDEADLFYVPVFSSLSLIVNPIRSAGTEPVSVQQYSDEHMQEQLVEWLEQQEHWRRNGGRDHVIIAGDPNALYRVLYRVKNAILLLSDFGRVRPDQGSLVKDVIIPYSHRINTYNGDIGVKDRKTLLFFMGNRYRKDGGKIRDLLFQMLENEEDVIIKHGTQSRENRRAASRGMHTSKFCLNPAGDTPSACRLFDAIVSLCVPVIVSDSIELPFEYVIDYTKIAIFIGTKASLKPGYLVKMLREVTTERILEYQKELKEVRRYFEYGNSNGTVNEIWREVVQKLPLIRLMINRDKRLVKRESSEPDCSCLCTNQTGLTSFL